In one window of Haladaptatus sp. QDMS2 DNA:
- a CDS encoding LLM class flavin-dependent oxidoreductase has translation MTLEIHYNVYGCFRPPNEDIELAKAAVDAGFEGIWIGDHFQPWLDSRPYTHHILPWFGTLMSEIPDVPVGTSVTCPTMRYRPPVLAQALATLDNMFPDRLELGVGTGEALNEAAFVDGEWPEWGTRVGMLIETIQLMRRLWTEDDYITHEGKYYEYEDIKIHTPPRSDIDIHWAAWGPQSSRAAGKYADHLITAASASLIEDQILPNLSAGLAETGRSLKDVDVTTEVSVNYGDPVKLVREIRERGEYIPDHAELSNPDPRSVQAVANRELSDMSDREIRELNTITDDTVEIIEKLEEFSNAGVTRVLVGSNCGDPYETIDVFESDVIPHFE, from the coding sequence ATGACGTTGGAGATACACTACAACGTCTACGGCTGTTTTCGACCACCAAACGAGGATATCGAGTTGGCGAAGGCTGCTGTAGATGCGGGATTTGAGGGTATCTGGATCGGTGACCACTTTCAACCGTGGCTCGATTCTCGGCCATACACCCACCACATCCTTCCGTGGTTCGGGACTTTGATGAGCGAGATTCCGGATGTTCCGGTGGGAACCTCTGTGACGTGTCCTACGATGCGGTACCGCCCACCCGTGCTTGCACAAGCACTCGCGACCTTGGACAATATGTTCCCCGACCGTCTGGAACTCGGCGTCGGGACCGGTGAAGCGCTGAACGAAGCTGCATTCGTCGATGGTGAGTGGCCGGAGTGGGGGACACGTGTTGGAATGCTCATCGAGACGATTCAGTTGATGCGGCGTCTCTGGACCGAAGACGATTACATTACCCACGAGGGCAAGTACTACGAGTACGAGGATATCAAAATCCACACGCCCCCCCGTTCAGACATCGACATCCACTGGGCCGCTTGGGGCCCACAGTCGTCCCGTGCAGCGGGGAAGTATGCTGACCACCTTATTACGGCGGCATCTGCCTCACTCATCGAGGACCAAATACTCCCGAACCTATCGGCCGGGCTGGCCGAAACTGGGCGTTCCTTAAAAGATGTCGACGTGACCACCGAGGTTTCGGTGAACTACGGCGACCCCGTCAAACTCGTTCGGGAGATTCGAGAGCGTGGTGAGTACATCCCCGACCACGCTGAGTTATCCAACCCCGACCCACGGAGCGTCCAAGCGGTGGCAAATAGAGAACTGAGTGATATGAGTGACCGAGAGATTAGGGAACTGAATACGATTACCGACGACACCGTAGAAATTATCGAGAAGTTAGAGGAGTTTTCAAATGCGGGCGTCACTCGCGTCCTCGTTGGATCGAACTGTGGAGATCCATACGAGACGATCGACGTGTTTGAATCCGACGTAATTCCTCATTTTGAGTGA
- a CDS encoding mandelate racemase/muconate lactonizing enzyme family protein produces MEVASVDVTTVEVERKFGFGTSTCTLIELTTDTGESGVGEIPDIEDPEAAPSDTEIEAEIESFLSGRDPRQIQLLTDEMYDAVSFGKFEFHSFQQLALGAIDTALYDLVGTHLNTPVHQLLGGRSHDVPITWVVFTRGGEDELTELRAEVQEKVEEGFTAFKLKVGEREPSVDLARIEAVRDIAGDDATVLLDAQGLWSKSEAISTIRKFEQAGIDGVETPVGHPDKQADAPGYYYDIPLFPDDIAEVRAAVDTALIEHVLDPAFGLELIQADAVDVFTVEVCSGGITRAKRILDIAASAGVDARLGSTVELGPGSAAATALATASTAVTYPCDLIGPALYKGAVLSNRIEYQDGCLSARDAPGFGIDVNWELLSP; encoded by the coding sequence ATGGAGGTAGCTAGCGTTGACGTCACTACTGTCGAAGTTGAACGAAAGTTCGGGTTCGGAACGAGCACTTGCACCCTTATTGAACTTACAACGGATACCGGTGAGTCAGGGGTCGGTGAGATACCAGACATTGAGGACCCCGAAGCAGCCCCATCTGACACCGAGATAGAAGCCGAAATTGAGTCGTTTCTTTCCGGGCGTGATCCACGCCAAATTCAATTGCTCACAGATGAAATGTACGACGCCGTCTCGTTCGGAAAGTTCGAGTTCCACTCGTTCCAGCAACTCGCCTTAGGTGCCATCGATACCGCTCTCTATGACCTCGTGGGAACTCATCTCAATACACCAGTTCACCAATTGCTGGGTGGTCGGTCCCACGATGTACCCATTACCTGGGTTGTGTTCACGAGAGGTGGAGAAGACGAACTTACCGAACTGCGTGCAGAAGTTCAGGAGAAGGTCGAAGAAGGATTCACAGCGTTCAAACTCAAAGTCGGGGAACGTGAACCATCGGTAGACCTCGCACGCATCGAGGCTGTACGAGACATCGCAGGCGACGACGCGACAGTCCTCCTCGACGCACAAGGACTGTGGAGTAAGTCGGAGGCAATTTCGACGATTCGCAAGTTTGAACAAGCAGGCATCGATGGTGTCGAGACGCCCGTCGGCCACCCGGACAAACAAGCCGATGCACCGGGATATTACTACGACATTCCACTGTTCCCCGACGATATTGCTGAGGTTCGTGCTGCCGTCGACACGGCACTCATCGAGCACGTACTCGACCCGGCGTTTGGACTCGAACTGATCCAAGCAGACGCTGTCGACGTGTTCACTGTGGAAGTGTGTTCAGGTGGCATCACACGTGCAAAACGAATCCTCGACATCGCTGCATCGGCCGGTGTCGACGCACGTCTCGGGAGTACCGTCGAACTTGGCCCGGGAAGTGCAGCGGCGACGGCACTCGCGACTGCGTCGACGGCAGTGACGTATCCATGTGACCTTATCGGTCCAGCACTTTACAAAGGAGCAGTTCTCTCGAATCGCATCGAATATCAAGACGGGTGTCTCTCAGCACGTGACGCACCCGGATTTGGAATCGACGTCAATTGGGAACTTCTCTCTCCATGA
- a CDS encoding SDR family NAD(P)-dependent oxidoreductase: protein MREKLLADDVAIVTGAGQGIGRAIAERFAGEGASVVVSDINSKTGAETVDRIHADGGKATFVRTDVSNHEDVKNLIDIVVDDYGGLDILVNNAGGSIDDDNLHRIDEETFEKNVNVNLKGTFFCSKEALPVIVADGGGRMVHMSSVNALTGIGLTAYSAAKGGILSLSRNIATQYGRHGIRSNALCPGTIETESRRKEMAETGDTTAHVEWLEEYALGRFGRPADVANAALYLGSDLSSFVTGTELVVDGGLTSGLNHRLEQEVYDVDEVPTRD, encoded by the coding sequence ATGAGAGAAAAGCTACTCGCCGACGACGTCGCGATTGTCACTGGTGCAGGTCAGGGAATCGGCCGTGCGATTGCAGAACGGTTTGCCGGTGAAGGTGCGTCTGTGGTCGTCTCAGATATAAACTCCAAAACGGGGGCTGAGACTGTCGACCGAATCCACGCCGACGGCGGTAAGGCGACGTTCGTTCGAACAGACGTTAGCAACCACGAGGACGTCAAAAACCTCATAGATATCGTCGTCGACGACTACGGGGGCCTTGACATCCTCGTCAACAACGCAGGTGGAAGCATAGACGACGATAATCTTCATCGAATCGACGAGGAGACCTTCGAGAAGAATGTGAACGTGAATCTCAAGGGAACGTTCTTCTGCTCGAAAGAAGCACTTCCGGTCATAGTCGCAGATGGTGGCGGGCGCATGGTCCACATGTCGAGCGTCAACGCACTCACGGGAATCGGATTGACCGCGTATTCGGCGGCGAAAGGTGGAATCCTTTCCTTGTCTCGCAATATCGCCACTCAGTACGGTCGACACGGGATTCGGTCAAATGCACTTTGTCCGGGAACCATCGAAACAGAGAGTCGGCGCAAGGAAATGGCCGAGACTGGCGACACAACTGCACACGTTGAATGGTTAGAAGAATATGCCCTCGGTCGATTCGGCCGACCAGCAGACGTTGCCAACGCAGCACTCTACCTTGGATCGGACCTCTCATCGTTTGTCACCGGGACCGAACTCGTCGTTGATGGTGGACTTACGTCGGGTCTCAACCACCGACTCGAACAAGAAGTCTACGACGTAGACGAGGTTCCGACCCGTGATTAG
- a CDS encoding mandelate racemase/muconate lactonizing enzyme family protein, whose amino-acid sequence MEVTQLEAIPIEMGVKSKDEPEGLAPYVTNHGAVETMGRMLIRLETSGGITGWGEMRNTLSPEATKTILENDIAPHVKGRKVWEIEDFTDSFFFEYMDINTFIGGVEMAMWDALGKYREAPVHELIGGKCDDVVEFAYCVGILSPSESREHAQRALDRGYSVLKTKAGRDWKQDVARIEAMHDEADGDLEFRLDPNQGWTFENAVRVGAMLEDKGIYLQYMEQPIRIDSFGTFKRLRNRLRTPICANEDMYFQRNLLELGKEDAIDVGVVDIIPSGGILGMKRLAGTAGDLGISLSHHNAFDLGVKTAAVLHAVSSTPEINLPPDTVYYAWEDDIIETPFTIDEGEIQVPDDPGLGVVVDEDKVEQYRISL is encoded by the coding sequence ATGGAAGTTACACAGCTAGAGGCGATTCCGATTGAGATGGGTGTAAAATCAAAAGACGAACCAGAGGGACTTGCACCCTACGTAACGAATCACGGCGCAGTTGAGACGATGGGACGGATGTTGATCCGTCTCGAGACGTCGGGCGGAATCACAGGTTGGGGAGAAATGCGGAACACGCTCTCACCTGAGGCGACGAAGACGATTCTGGAGAACGACATCGCACCCCATGTGAAAGGACGGAAGGTGTGGGAGATAGAAGACTTCACTGACAGCTTCTTCTTCGAGTACATGGACATCAACACGTTCATTGGGGGCGTCGAAATGGCGATGTGGGATGCCCTGGGGAAGTATCGTGAAGCGCCCGTCCACGAGCTCATTGGGGGGAAATGTGACGATGTGGTTGAGTTCGCGTACTGTGTTGGTATCCTCAGTCCCTCTGAATCTCGGGAGCACGCCCAACGAGCACTCGACAGAGGGTATTCTGTATTGAAAACGAAGGCTGGTCGTGACTGGAAACAGGACGTGGCGCGTATCGAAGCAATGCACGACGAGGCCGACGGCGACCTTGAGTTCCGCCTCGACCCCAATCAAGGGTGGACGTTTGAAAATGCCGTTCGAGTCGGTGCGATGCTCGAAGACAAGGGCATCTACCTCCAGTACATGGAGCAACCAATTCGAATTGACAGCTTCGGGACGTTCAAACGGCTCAGAAACCGTCTTCGAACTCCCATCTGTGCGAATGAGGATATGTACTTCCAGCGGAACCTCCTCGAACTTGGAAAAGAGGATGCAATCGACGTAGGCGTCGTCGACATCATCCCATCCGGCGGAATTCTCGGGATGAAACGACTCGCTGGCACCGCAGGTGACCTAGGTATCTCCCTGTCGCACCACAATGCGTTTGACCTCGGCGTGAAGACTGCTGCAGTTCTCCATGCGGTTTCATCGACCCCAGAAATCAACCTCCCACCGGACACGGTATACTACGCGTGGGAAGACGACATCATCGAAACTCCATTCACTATCGATGAGGGTGAAATTCAGGTCCCTGACGACCCCGGTCTGGGAGTGGTCGTCGACGAAGACAAGGTCGAACAGTACCGAATCAGTCTCTAA
- a CDS encoding acetamidase/formamidase family protein, which translates to MHRITREQQASVGFRYAFTDDDDPLIEIQPGETVVVESEDSYHGQVLREGRRNRSTEPRSNPLSGPIYVDGATPGDTLAVHIESIEPLDGRASTYVPSWWWFLGGVPLREAMDEFLESTHPDAGVSFSIENGTVSGGGLEMEYDPMLGTIGTAPRGPPAPNGPAGPHGGNMDLPCIKPGCTVYLPVSVTGANLSLGDAHAAQGEGEITGVAAEMAARTKLQIDVISGGNLAAPRVETDDALFAVAPRNHFASFEETIRLAYVLLVNWLCERGDEKWDAMRRCALSGRLVVGNTNCVAAGLDKSRLPYR; encoded by the coding sequence ATGCATCGGATTACTCGAGAGCAACAAGCATCAGTTGGGTTTCGCTACGCGTTTACTGACGACGATGACCCGCTTATCGAAATTCAGCCCGGAGAGACTGTCGTTGTTGAGTCTGAGGACTCATACCATGGACAAGTCTTGAGAGAAGGGAGACGTAATCGGAGTACTGAGCCACGGTCAAATCCGCTCTCGGGTCCGATATACGTCGATGGAGCAACACCCGGGGATACTCTCGCAGTCCACATCGAATCTATCGAACCGCTCGACGGGCGTGCGTCGACATACGTTCCGAGTTGGTGGTGGTTTCTCGGTGGCGTTCCACTCCGTGAAGCGATGGACGAATTCCTCGAGAGTACCCATCCGGATGCTGGCGTCTCGTTCAGTATCGAAAATGGAACGGTGTCGGGTGGGGGGTTAGAAATGGAATACGACCCGATGCTCGGGACGATCGGAACTGCACCACGCGGCCCACCTGCACCGAACGGTCCTGCGGGACCGCATGGCGGAAATATGGATCTGCCGTGTATCAAACCTGGTTGTACGGTGTATCTCCCGGTGTCTGTCACTGGTGCAAATCTGTCCCTCGGTGATGCACATGCTGCTCAAGGCGAAGGAGAGATTACAGGTGTTGCAGCTGAGATGGCTGCTCGGACGAAACTGCAGATTGACGTTATCTCGGGTGGGAATCTTGCTGCACCCCGCGTGGAAACGGACGACGCGTTGTTCGCTGTCGCTCCTCGAAACCACTTCGCTTCATTCGAGGAGACGATTAGGCTGGCATACGTCCTTCTCGTCAACTGGCTCTGCGAACGTGGTGACGAAAAGTGGGATGCGATGCGTCGGTGCGCCCTCAGTGGAAGATTAGTCGTCGGGAACACGAACTGTGTCGCAGCAGGATTAGATAAGTCACGTCTCCCGTACCGTTAG
- a CDS encoding DUF429 domain-containing protein: protein MPRAESAVGVDACPYGWFATVLTGGSIETELYEDFSAVHSDYQEARVLVDIPVGLPTGGRRRCDIQARDLLGCRGNSVFFPPCESAASLANYDEANAKHQEVMEHGLSQQAHAIREKINEVGAVVGETYDGPIYESHPELCFFALNGQPIAYSKSSERGLAFRRHLLEQKYPGMKDEYEQVLDDTLRKDVRRDDILDSMALALAAQSEELQSVPEDPEPEVPRIYYPTTPALTDSPWSKP, encoded by the coding sequence ATGCCAAGAGCTGAGAGCGCGGTCGGTGTCGATGCCTGCCCATATGGGTGGTTCGCGACTGTCCTTACCGGGGGCAGCATCGAAACGGAGCTTTACGAGGACTTCTCCGCTGTTCATTCAGATTACCAAGAGGCTCGAGTGTTGGTGGATATTCCAGTCGGGCTCCCCACGGGAGGCAGGCGCCGCTGCGACATCCAGGCGCGTGACCTCCTCGGCTGCCGTGGGAACTCCGTGTTCTTTCCGCCGTGCGAATCTGCAGCCTCCCTTGCGAATTACGACGAGGCGAACGCGAAGCATCAAGAGGTTATGGAGCACGGTCTCTCCCAGCAAGCCCACGCTATACGTGAAAAAATCAACGAGGTAGGAGCGGTCGTGGGCGAGACCTACGACGGACCAATTTACGAGAGTCATCCAGAGCTCTGTTTCTTCGCGCTCAACGGGCAGCCGATTGCCTACTCGAAGTCTTCGGAGCGAGGCCTCGCGTTCCGTCGGCACCTCCTCGAACAGAAGTACCCTGGTATGAAAGACGAGTACGAGCAGGTACTTGACGACACTCTCCGGAAGGATGTTAGGCGAGACGACATTCTCGATTCGATGGCTCTCGCACTCGCCGCACAGAGTGAGGAGTTACAGAGCGTCCCAGAAGATCCAGAGCCGGAAGTCCCGCGTATCTACTACCCGACCACACCCGCGCTTACAGATAGCCCGTGGAGTAAACCATGA